The following DNA comes from Ascaphus truei isolate aAscTru1 chromosome 1, aAscTru1.hap1, whole genome shotgun sequence.
TCTCTGTTGCTTTTAACCTAAATTTACTTGAACAAACAGGCTTATTCAAATACATTTTGATTTTTAATGGGACTACCAGCAGACCAAATATCTTGGATTTCAGCTTGCAAAAGATGACTCCTCCCTATACAATTCTAATTATACCCCACTTTTTAAACCGTTATCTAGAGATTTAGCCAGTTGGGATCCCTATCcaatttgtttattattatttttagtacagaATGAGCAAATGTATCAACATACCCTTTACCCATATATTTCTACAGCTATATATGCATGTAATGTTGCACATGACACATTCCCTTTCTGTAAAAAGCTCAATTTATTCATTATTACACACCTACTCTGCCACTACATAAAAAATATGAATACTGCAATACAGCTGAAGAGTGGATAAAGGGAAGAAATATCAGGTGTGCATGGTAATAATACACAATCAAATACATTGTTTTGGACCAGCAGAAGGCAAGCCAATAACGCCAACAGTGAGAAAAATACAGCAAACAGGTCAGAAAATAACTGCTGCTTCAATTTGCTGTTGCCTTAATTGGTGGTCGAATTCAAACCTTTTCTTTCTGCTTCATGTATTCCAATTGCCAGGGAATGCCCAGTATGCAGCAGAGCACCGATGGCAGCAGCAAGTTTGGCTTTGCCTTGAGTGGCAACAAAAATCGCTGCTCTTCCCTCCATCTGTTTTCCAGTTTGGCATGTTAAAAGTTGAACAAGATTTGGACAGGAGGATTGGTATTTCTTTGCGCGGTGGCTCAAATATGAAGCACAATATGGCAATTGAAAGGTGATTTCTGGCATGTCCTCAAGTGTGCATGTTGGCACCATGGATTAAAAGTGGCACATACTGCGTAAAAATATACATGTGATATATTTGCATGCGCACACGCATCTAAATATATCAATCCAGACACTGTCCCACAATCGTCACACATTCTCTGTTCAATTGGTCAGGAATGGACGCGTCTCCTGCTCATCTGCAATCATTTGGTCAACGGGTACGTGTTGCTCGTCCTTTAGAGCTTGTATCAACTACAATTtaactttatttttttgtttcaaatgttgtatttttttttttaattagtcaCCAACCAAGCCAGTTAATTGTAAAGCCTATGTTTATTATACTCTTAATGTAGGTATGTAAATTATACAAGGTATGCTAAAACCAGCCTAGTGTAGAACCTGACCGTTCTCTTAACTGTTCCTCCAGGGAGTAGATGCAGATAATGTATAAATAACAAAATTGTGTACCAAGGAAATCATTTGAGTACTTGCAACATCTCCTTTTCCACCATTTGGATAAGATTTCAAAATGTCAATACTACATTTGAATGGTTATTTTCTGTTTGCTTCTCTGATGCATTAACTAGTTTGTTCATCCTGAATAATTGTATATTAATATACCTATAACCTTTTTAATTTAAACGTCTGAAGAGATTTGGTATGtggattgcattttttttaaaattatatatgtataatttatttatatttttttaaaccctGGGATTTGCACAAAACTGTGTACTCCTTTAAGAGTCTGTAGACGGGGGAAAAAATGTGTACACACCTCGGGGTGCCCAGTAATTTTACTCCAACCGCATGGTGAGAATTTCATCTCTCCCAAAATGAAGTGCGGGGATAAGTAATAACTTTTTATGCATGATAAGCATCAAAATACAAACCTGCTGGTTTCTGCTTTTCATTTTCTTTACCTCTCTCTTTCACTTAGAATCTCCTGCAGTGGCCTCACAATATGATCAATATACTCTTAACTTTTTTGTCATGCAGTAATTATCTCACTGTGTTATTATCTGAGTGCAGTATTACTTTATCACCCAAAGCATGCAGAAGATTGTTATACAACCAGCTGATCCCATTCTAGATGCTGCCTAAAAAACTGCTTTTTTCCATCAAAGTCCAATGGAAAACATATGATTGTTTCTTTAATTGGTCAAATATGAAGGGATTGTCGATTTTTTTGCAGCACATTTTTGTAATAAACTGTTTTTTGTTCATAATAGTGTACTGAACACAACATTATTGATTTGAAGTAGAAAGTGGTCAATTTATTTAAAGCCCTTTCATGGTTTCAaggtaaaaatataaaaataattttaatactGATGCTTACTGGGTCCAGGTTTACAGATGCAGTTCATCTGATCCTGATTTTTAATCAAACTTTCAATAGGAACGAAACATATATTACTTTGAGAAATTAATTGGGAAAaattatttcattaaaaaaataataaaaatatatacgcaCACTATAGCTCTCATCTTTATAtgtttacagtatactgtatttgatATAAATGTTTCCTTTCAGATTGAGGTACTGCAGGAATCCCGCATGATGATCCCAGATTGCCACCGAAGATTAGAAGCAGCTCATACAGACCTTACACAACTCTTAGTAAGTGTTGGACACCTTGGATAAGATTAGTAGGGAACTGAAAGCTTTAATGGGTAGTGATGTGCTACTTTTTGATTAGTTATTTTATGCTTACTTCTGTCACTCATGGAGGCTAGTCTATCTGGTTCCTTCCATGTGCCAAATCTTCATGTGCTTGTGACTCTTAACACTTTCAACACAGTAATTTAGTATATTGAAGGAAATCAGATTATGGGTCCATCAGCCTTTGTGCTCATGTTATGCTAATGaaggtttaaaaacaaaaaaaaaccacctgCCTAGGAACCAAATGAATAAGACGCCAAAAATGCCTTCCAGATTGTCCAATATGAATGATTTGGTTGTGCTCTATTCTTTTCCGAATCATTTGGGAGATGAGACCACAATCTGGTTTGAAAAAAGGAGTCCACCCTTGTAATATGGGTTCATGGTATCGCCTTATCTCCTTCCAAAACCAATAGAAATGCCCACTCTATTTCTAGAGTTTAGTTTATCCCTCCACTACAGACAGAGGTGAGGCATATTTAGAAATCTTCCAAGGTTTTCTGATCTTACAGTGCAGTAAATTGCCAATAACTAGACCATAGTGTAAGTTGTATTTATAAGGAGTTACCACCTTATCTTCATATGTATCCTTACACGTTCTACCATGTCAAACGCAGGAAGGGATTCTCACGGTTTTGTACAATTTGTTTTCTGTGTTTGTTTCTCAAGGCCACTGTTTTAGCTGGAGCTCATTTTAAATGTGTTCTGATGGGGTAGCTGTAAAGATATTGAACAAAATATGGTGCAGAATTAATATGATATATGCATTTTACTTCACATTTCTTCTGTAATTTCTGTTTAAATATTTGAAATTTAGTTTTTTATGTGGGGTTAGAAACGCCTTCCTTATAGTTTTTAGCATGTGCTAAATTATGTAAATTCTGTTTACTGGCATTGGAAATATAAACCTGGTAGCCTGGTTACAAAAAGCAGTACATTAATAGAGTAGTGGTTTAGTTAAGGGGAAAGCTTGGGGGTCATACCTGAGCAAGGAGTACTGCTGCAATCCCAGAGACCGTGCTCAATGAAGAGTTCTAAAGTAGGTAACCAGTGCAGATTTTTAGGAACCCTTGTACCATCCACTCGCCCtgccccccacccaaaaaaaatcACTTTAATATTCCCCCAATATTTAAACCTATGGATAATTCCACAGTAAGTTATGTTAAGTAAAAATAAACTACTTTGAACAGATCTGTTTTAACGAAGTAATAAAACTGCATCACTTGCAGACAGGGAGTCAAAGTGTTACATGGGATATTACGCCTGTTCTGGAGTTAATTGCCTTTGATATTGAAGGGTAGTAACTGCTAGATTGGGTGATGACTTTGACTCCTGGTTATAGGGGTGAATACTTGGCAAAACATGTATTTGTCGGGTCATTCGATATAAAGGTCCCAAAAATTaaccatgatttttttttttttttaaatgatccttaattttaatatttcatATGGTTTTACCAcccacttttttattttatttatttttttaacactagctatatttaacaaaataaaaagTACTTAAATGGCTGATGGAGAACACTTTTAAAggtaataatactgtacatttgaatcAACCAAAATAAGTTCTTCATAGATATTTTGTGCATGATGGAGAAAAAATTTACTTTTTGAAAGCACATATGCAAATGTAACCTATAAAGTACTGTAGTGTTTGGCCATTACAAGGTGTCGTTGCCTACAGAAGGATTGGGTTGTAGAGGTATTTTGGTTGTTTTTGCTATTTTGTTTGAAAATTACATTTAAATACTTTATTCTAATTTTAGGAGAATGAACCTGACTTGGAAGAAGCACAGGAATATAAAGAGGCACGTGCCATGTTGGACTCTGTGAAATTAGAGCCATGAATGCTATCCAGCCCTTTGTTTTTATGCGTTAACACCATTCTGCAAACATTTGTTTGACTATTTGGAAAAACCTGACCTTTTCTGAGTAAGTTAACATAGTATAAAAACATCAAGATTCCCATTATGTAATTGCAATGATGGGACAAATAAAGGCCTTTGCACAGATGTATAGTTGTGTACTTATTCTTATGTAACCAAAGAAAACTCTTAAACAACTTTGTTTTTCAATTGGTGAAAAGTTCGTTATCAGTGTACCTTTTTGTTGTAATCCCTGATGTCATTTTGCCTTTGGTTGATGGCAAAAGATCTGCTTTTGAGGTAAATTACATATTTAACATCACTACattttagttacatagtagatgaggttgaaaaaatacgtatctgtccatcgagttcaacctatgctaaatttagaggaCAGATACttgtcctatatttgtatttatagtataGTGATCGAGAGGCAGGCAAATTGGATTTCTCCTTTGGTCAATATCCTTCCCACGTTTTGGTATATTCCGGTATACTTTTCCTTTGTagaaagatgtccaaactttctTGAATATATCTATTGtccacagtctccatggataatgaattgcACATTtgaattgcccttactgtaaagaatcctttgctgctggtgaaatctcattttgTCCAAACTTAAAGTATGGCCCATGTCATttctactgcccttgggatgaatactgtacttcttttcaaTGTTTCTTGTATTGACTCTGAATATATTTGTAGaaaagttatcatatccccttagacgcctcttttctaatgtaaacaaatctaatttggcTAGCCTCGCCTCAGAAGTCAGATCCTCCGTACTAATTTGCTGGTTCTTCTAATTCCATAATTTATTATTTATGGAGATGTGTGGTCTTACAAATGATTTATACAGTCGCATAATTATGCTTTTTCCCTTCCTTCAGTTCCCTATTTTTATGcacgataagatcttgtttgcctttgcagcctgacattgagcactattgctaagcctgctgtctacaagcactaatAAAAC
Coding sequences within:
- the TBCA gene encoding tubulin-specific chaperone A produces the protein MADPRVRQIKIKTGVVKRLAKEKLMYEIEAKQQENKVEKMKSDGGDEYVIKKQIEVLQESRMMIPDCHRRLEAAHTDLTQLLENEPDLEEAQEYKEARAMLDSVKLEP